The following proteins are co-located in the Ailuropoda melanoleuca isolate Jingjing chromosome 13, ASM200744v2, whole genome shotgun sequence genome:
- the C13H17orf64 gene encoding uncharacterized protein C17orf64 homolog isoform X1, giving the protein MPLAASDPRRAASVTESPAPPGGRGPKVTDVPCLEKSSGTTPPADSLIRHAKGLGQDTFKICKEYLRPLKKFLRRLHLPRDLPQKKQLKYMKQSLVVLGDHINSFLRLYCQTWEVKHWKKMLWRFVSLFSELEARQLRRLYKDTKSHQAATFLADFCPSDAPESSSLAHWEDSLLKLCSAWGLHGNLSRLKQRLSKVQAPGGEASRLGEPTAPHRARKGSLRKLPHKTKLKRKRIKEAPETPETCP; this is encoded by the exons ATGCCTCTCGCGGCCTCGGATCCCCGGAGGGCGGCGTCTGTGACCGAGAGCCCCGCGCCCCCTGGTGGCCGCGGACCTAAG GTGACAGATGTACCCTGCTTAGAGAAGAGCTCTGGCACCACCCCCCCTGCAGATTCTCTCATACGCCACGCCAAGGGCCTGGGCCAGGACACCTTCAAAATT TGTAAAGAATATCTAAGGCCACTGAAGAAGTTCCTGCGAAGATTGCACCTGCCCAGGGACCTTCCCCAGAAGAAGCAGCTCAAGTACATGAAGCAGAGCCTGGTGGTCCTAGGGGACCACATCAACTCCTTTCTGCGGCTCTACTGCCAAACCTGGGAAGTCAAGCACTGGAAGAA GATGCTCTGGCGGTTCGTTTCTCTCTTCTCAGAGCTGGAGGCCAGACAGCTCCGCCGGCTCTACAAGGACACCAAGAGCCACCAGGCGGCCACATTCCTG GCGGACTTCTGCCCCTCGGACGCCCCGGAGAGCTCCTCGCTGGCCCACTGGGAGGACAGTCTGCTCAAGCTCTGCAGCGCCTGGGGGCTACACGGCAACCTCAGCCGCCTGAAGCAGAGGCTGTCCAAGGTGCAGGCCCCGGGCGGAGAGGCCTCCCGGCTGGGGGAGCCAACAGCCCCGCACCGGGCCCGGAAAG GTTCTCTAAGGAAACTTCctcacaaaacaaaactcaagagaAAGAGGATTAAGGAAGCCCCAGAGACTCCAGAGACCTGCCCCTAA
- the C13H17orf64 gene encoding uncharacterized protein C17orf64 homolog isoform X2, translated as MPLAASDPRRAASVTESPAPPGGRGPKVTDVPCLEKSSGTTPPADSLIRHAKGLGQDTFKICKEYLRPLKKFLRRLHLPRDLPQKKQLKYMKQSLVVLGDHINSFLRLYCQTWEVKHWKKMLWRFVSLFSELEARQLRRLYKDTKSHQAATFLVRRLGRLLPGPAEGWLLCSWIVGGGLGLRGPLIPPASLDFFAHSLPQEGPATPSLYPDQGRSGLKRAEARLQVLGTSSHSTPIPRC; from the exons ATGCCTCTCGCGGCCTCGGATCCCCGGAGGGCGGCGTCTGTGACCGAGAGCCCCGCGCCCCCTGGTGGCCGCGGACCTAAG GTGACAGATGTACCCTGCTTAGAGAAGAGCTCTGGCACCACCCCCCCTGCAGATTCTCTCATACGCCACGCCAAGGGCCTGGGCCAGGACACCTTCAAAATT TGTAAAGAATATCTAAGGCCACTGAAGAAGTTCCTGCGAAGATTGCACCTGCCCAGGGACCTTCCCCAGAAGAAGCAGCTCAAGTACATGAAGCAGAGCCTGGTGGTCCTAGGGGACCACATCAACTCCTTTCTGCGGCTCTACTGCCAAACCTGGGAAGTCAAGCACTGGAAGAA GATGCTCTGGCGGTTCGTTTCTCTCTTCTCAGAGCTGGAGGCCAGACAGCTCCGCCGGCTCTACAAGGACACCAAGAGCCACCAGGCGGCCACATTCCTGGTGAGGCGCTTGGGAAGGCTCCTCCCGGGCCCAGCTGAGGGTTGGCTGCTGTGTTCTTGGATTGTGGGGGGTGGCCTGGGGCTGAGGGGCCCTCTGATACCGCCAGCATCCCTCGACTTTTTTGCACACTCACTGCCTCAGGAAGGCCCCGCTACCCCCTCCCTTTATCCCGACCAGGGGCGAAGTGGGCTGAAGAGGGCAGAGGCTCGGCTTCAAGTGCTCGGTACTTCCTCACACTCCACACCCATACCCCGGTGTTGA
- the C13H17orf64 gene encoding uncharacterized protein C17orf64 homolog isoform X3 translates to MEASDGQGAEGDKLLKKVTDVPCLEKSSGTTPPADSLIRHAKGLGQDTFKICKEYLRPLKKFLRRLHLPRDLPQKKQLKYMKQSLVVLGDHINSFLRLYCQTWEVKHWKKMLWRFVSLFSELEARQLRRLYKDTKSHQAATFLADFCPSDAPESSSLAHWEDSLLKLCSAWGLHGNLSRLKQRLSKVQAPGGEASRLGEPTAPHRARKGSLRKLPHKTKLKRKRIKEAPETPETCP, encoded by the exons ATGGAGGCCTCAGATGGGCAAGGGGCTGAAGGGGACAAGCTACTAAAGAAG GTGACAGATGTACCCTGCTTAGAGAAGAGCTCTGGCACCACCCCCCCTGCAGATTCTCTCATACGCCACGCCAAGGGCCTGGGCCAGGACACCTTCAAAATT TGTAAAGAATATCTAAGGCCACTGAAGAAGTTCCTGCGAAGATTGCACCTGCCCAGGGACCTTCCCCAGAAGAAGCAGCTCAAGTACATGAAGCAGAGCCTGGTGGTCCTAGGGGACCACATCAACTCCTTTCTGCGGCTCTACTGCCAAACCTGGGAAGTCAAGCACTGGAAGAA GATGCTCTGGCGGTTCGTTTCTCTCTTCTCAGAGCTGGAGGCCAGACAGCTCCGCCGGCTCTACAAGGACACCAAGAGCCACCAGGCGGCCACATTCCTG GCGGACTTCTGCCCCTCGGACGCCCCGGAGAGCTCCTCGCTGGCCCACTGGGAGGACAGTCTGCTCAAGCTCTGCAGCGCCTGGGGGCTACACGGCAACCTCAGCCGCCTGAAGCAGAGGCTGTCCAAGGTGCAGGCCCCGGGCGGAGAGGCCTCCCGGCTGGGGGAGCCAACAGCCCCGCACCGGGCCCGGAAAG GTTCTCTAAGGAAACTTCctcacaaaacaaaactcaagagaAAGAGGATTAAGGAAGCCCCAGAGACTCCAGAGACCTGCCCCTAA